The following proteins are encoded in a genomic region of Alnus glutinosa chromosome 8, dhAlnGlut1.1, whole genome shotgun sequence:
- the LOC133875516 gene encoding uncharacterized protein LOC133875516 — protein sequence MNYSLFVLIHLPFYQHQGSELDPCLHQHPNQTKQNFLGKVSVSHPLPSRSNSMNSRELALVSTATVFGALASALAFRFFLSPKKHFPQTNPSQNGVVSQNRSSRSPFDPSKRTGYLSWDDYFMAIAFLSAERSKDPNRQVGACLVSQDGIILGIGYNGFPRGCSDDKLPWAKKSKSGDPLETKYPYVCHAEVNAILNTNHASAAGQRLYVTMFPCNECAKIIIQAGVSEVTYFVEKRLSDSDIAYIASHKLLSMAGVKVRKHQPQMNQILIKFEEP from the exons CACCCGAACcagacaaaacaaaattttctcgGGAAAGTGAGTGTCAGTCACCCACTCCCTTCGAGATCGAACTCCATGAACTCTCGCGAGCTCGCTCTGGTCTCCACGGCCACAGTTTTCGGCGCTTTAGCCTCCGCCCTCGCTTTCCGCTTCTTCCTCAGCCCCAAGAAGCACTTCCCCCAAACCAATCCATCGCAGAACGGCGTCGTCTCCCAGAACCGCTCTTCTCGAAGCCCCTTCGATCCCTCCAAGCGCACAGG ATATTTGTCATGGGATGATTATTTTATGGCAATTGCATTTTTATCAGCTGAAAGATCCAAAGACCCTAACAGGCAG GTGGGTGCATGCTTAGTGAGTCAGGATGGTATTATTCTCG GCATTGGCTATAATGGATTTCCAAGAGGCTGTTCTGATGACAAGCTTCCTTGGGCGAAG AAATCCAAAAGCGGGGATCCTTTAGAGACAAAGTATCC TTATGTTTGTCATGCTGAAGTCAATGCTATCCTAAACACAAATCACGCTTCTGCTGCTGGTCAG AGGCTTTACGTGACAATGTTTCCTTGCAATGAATGTGCCAAGATAATTATTCAG GCGGGTGTGTCCGAGGTTACATATTTTGTGGAGAAGAGGTTGAGTGATTCAGACATTGCATATATTGCATCTCACAAACTACTATCAATGGCCGGTGTAAAA GTCAGGAAACATCAGCCACAGATGAATCAAATCTTAATCAAGTTTGAGGAGCCCTAG